One part of the Brevundimonas subvibrioides ATCC 15264 genome encodes these proteins:
- a CDS encoding efflux RND transporter permease subunit, with product MNFNNISSWSIRNPIPIVLLFIVLTVAGIISYGRLPVNNFPNVDLPVVAVTVVQSGAAPTELETQVTRLIEDAVAGLGEVDDINSTVSDSVSTTSVTFNLGVDLEKATNDVRNAVAGVRQNLPADVQEPIVQRIEFTQVPIATYVVRAPGMNPEELSWFVDNTIAKRMLSVQGVSQVSRDGGVSREIRVKLDPEKLAAQGVSAAAVSNQLRAANINLPGGRGEIGGNEQAIRTLGSAPSVEALAETLIPVGGRTVRLGDLGEVTDEWSEPRGRARFNGGEVVAFSISRSVGSSELDVYERTQEEIEALDAELGTVTIEEVTNTTQDVINNFHASVEALLLGAGLAVLVVLVFLRDWRATLIAAVAMPLSLIPTFLVMDLMGQSLNVVTLLALSLTIGILVDDAIVEIENIVRHIRDGKAPYPAAIEAADEIGLAVIATTATLIAVFAPTGFMPGVVGQFFKSFAIATCVSVFFSLVVARTLTPLMSAYLLKADQGKEHGDPAWMTAYLKVLRWGMGHSGSERLKAERATKRGSFARRHLLWRVLDHRVWVMGLGLLFFIGSIGLASRLPFEFIPVEDLSRSNVTVQLPPGATLAETDAVVQQVTNSLIARPEVRSVYASIGSATTSFGGGGGGSAGEVRRASITVNLVKKSERDIRQQAFEQEMGPVLRQIPGARVQFGQEGGGGGQVSISLVGDDGEVLEDTAAAVEREMRGVPGLANVISTAALVRPEILITPKGDVGALQGVSASDISSVARVATLGDADQLLPKFNLGDRQVPIRVMLTEQSRTDLGLIENLQVPTASGATVPLSSVADITFGAGPNQLTRLDRRRVASLTAELNGITLGQASERVDALPAMQNLPAGVTQAVSGELENLQETASGFIFAIVTGILLMYVVLVLLFKSFFHPVTILAALPVSFGGAFFLLLVTGKALSMPALIGIIMLTGIAAKNSILLVDYAIIAMQRGMSQYDAIIDAAHKRAQPIIMTTLAMGLGMLPIAMAFGEGTEFRSPMAIAVIGGLITSTALSLIFIPAAFSLIDGGKRRMERLLGRTFDGQHEAVAASPETPRPAE from the coding sequence ATGAACTTCAACAACATCTCGTCCTGGTCGATCCGGAACCCGATTCCGATCGTCCTGCTGTTCATCGTGCTGACGGTGGCGGGGATCATCAGCTACGGCCGCCTGCCGGTAAACAACTTCCCCAATGTGGACCTGCCGGTCGTGGCGGTCACAGTGGTCCAGTCGGGCGCTGCACCGACCGAGCTCGAGACCCAGGTCACCCGCCTGATCGAAGATGCCGTCGCAGGTCTGGGCGAGGTCGATGACATCAACTCGACGGTCAGCGACTCCGTTTCGACGACCTCGGTCACCTTCAATCTCGGCGTGGACCTGGAAAAGGCGACCAACGACGTGCGCAACGCCGTCGCCGGTGTGCGCCAGAACCTTCCCGCCGATGTTCAGGAGCCGATCGTCCAGCGCATCGAGTTCACCCAGGTCCCGATCGCCACCTATGTGGTGCGGGCCCCGGGAATGAATCCCGAGGAACTGAGCTGGTTCGTCGACAACACCATCGCCAAGCGCATGCTGTCGGTCCAGGGCGTCAGCCAGGTCAGCCGCGACGGCGGCGTCAGTCGCGAAATCCGCGTGAAGCTGGATCCCGAGAAGCTCGCCGCCCAGGGCGTCAGCGCTGCGGCCGTATCGAACCAGCTCCGCGCGGCCAACATCAACCTGCCGGGCGGCCGGGGCGAGATCGGCGGCAATGAACAGGCCATCCGCACCCTCGGTTCGGCCCCTTCGGTCGAGGCGCTGGCCGAGACCCTGATCCCGGTCGGGGGTCGCACCGTACGCCTTGGCGATCTGGGCGAGGTCACCGATGAATGGTCCGAACCCCGTGGACGCGCCCGTTTCAACGGCGGCGAGGTGGTCGCCTTCTCCATCAGTCGCTCCGTCGGCTCGTCCGAGCTGGACGTCTATGAGCGGACCCAGGAAGAGATCGAGGCGCTGGACGCCGAGCTTGGCACCGTCACCATCGAGGAGGTGACCAACACCACCCAGGACGTGATCAACAACTTCCATGCCTCGGTCGAGGCCCTGCTGTTGGGCGCGGGCCTGGCCGTGCTGGTCGTGCTGGTCTTCCTGCGCGACTGGCGGGCGACCCTGATCGCGGCCGTTGCCATGCCGCTGTCACTGATCCCGACGTTCCTCGTGATGGACCTGATGGGACAGTCGCTGAATGTGGTCACCCTGCTGGCCCTGTCGCTGACGATCGGCATCCTGGTCGATGACGCCATCGTCGAGATCGAGAACATCGTCCGGCACATCCGCGACGGCAAAGCGCCCTATCCAGCGGCCATCGAAGCGGCCGACGAGATCGGCCTGGCCGTCATCGCCACCACCGCGACCCTGATCGCCGTTTTTGCGCCCACCGGCTTCATGCCCGGGGTGGTCGGCCAGTTCTTCAAGAGCTTCGCCATCGCCACCTGCGTCAGCGTCTTCTTCTCGCTGGTCGTGGCGCGTACCCTGACACCCTTGATGAGCGCCTATCTGCTGAAGGCCGATCAGGGCAAGGAGCACGGGGATCCAGCGTGGATGACCGCCTATCTCAAGGTGTTGCGCTGGGGCATGGGGCACTCCGGCTCCGAGCGACTGAAGGCCGAGCGGGCGACGAAAAGGGGCAGTTTCGCAAGGCGGCACCTGCTGTGGCGCGTGCTGGACCACCGGGTCTGGGTGATGGGCCTGGGCCTGCTGTTCTTCATCGGCTCCATCGGGCTCGCCTCGCGTCTGCCGTTCGAGTTCATTCCGGTCGAGGATCTGTCGCGCTCGAACGTGACCGTGCAGCTGCCGCCCGGCGCGACCCTGGCCGAAACCGACGCCGTGGTTCAGCAGGTCACCAATTCTCTGATCGCGCGCCCCGAGGTCCGCTCGGTCTATGCTTCGATCGGCTCGGCCACGACCAGCTTCGGCGGCGGCGGCGGCGGCTCGGCCGGCGAGGTCCGGCGGGCGTCCATTACCGTGAACCTGGTCAAGAAGAGCGAACGCGACATCCGCCAGCAGGCGTTCGAACAGGAAATGGGTCCGGTCCTGCGCCAGATCCCGGGTGCCCGCGTCCAGTTTGGTCAGGAAGGCGGGGGCGGGGGTCAGGTCTCGATCTCGCTCGTCGGCGACGACGGCGAGGTGCTGGAGGATACGGCGGCGGCGGTTGAGCGTGAGATGCGCGGCGTTCCGGGCCTGGCCAACGTCATCTCCACCGCGGCCCTCGTCCGCCCTGAAATCCTCATCACGCCCAAGGGCGACGTGGGCGCGCTTCAGGGCGTGTCGGCCTCGGACATCTCGTCCGTGGCCCGGGTGGCCACTCTGGGCGACGCGGACCAGCTGCTGCCCAAGTTCAACCTTGGCGACCGTCAGGTCCCCATTCGGGTCATGCTGACCGAACAATCGCGCACCGATCTGGGCCTGATCGAGAACCTTCAGGTCCCGACGGCTTCGGGTGCGACCGTCCCTCTGTCCTCGGTGGCCGACATCACCTTCGGGGCCGGGCCCAACCAGCTGACCCGTCTGGATCGCCGGCGGGTCGCCAGCCTGACGGCCGAGCTGAACGGCATCACCCTTGGCCAGGCGTCCGAGCGGGTGGATGCCCTGCCAGCGATGCAGAACCTGCCGGCGGGGGTCACCCAGGCCGTGTCGGGGGAGCTGGAGAACCTGCAGGAGACGGCGTCCGGCTTCATCTTCGCCATCGTGACCGGCATCCTGCTGATGTATGTGGTGCTGGTCCTGCTGTTCAAAAGCTTCTTCCACCCGGTCACCATCCTGGCGGCACTCCCGGTGTCGTTCGGCGGGGCCTTCTTCCTGTTGCTGGTGACCGGCAAGGCACTGTCGATGCCCGCCCTGATCGGCATCATCATGCTCACCGGCATCGCGGCGAAGAACTCCATCCTGCTGGTCGATTATGCGATCATCGCCATGCAGCGCGGGATGAGCCAGTACGACGCAATCATCGATGCCGCCCACAAGCGGGCCCAGCCCATCATCATGACGACCCTGGCCATGGGGCTGGGCATGCTGCCGATCGCCATGGCGTTCGGCGAGGGCACCGAGTTCCGATCGCCCATGGCGATCGCGGTGATTGGCGGCCTGATTACATCCACGGCCCTGTCCCTGATCTTCATTCCAGCGGCATTCAGCCTGATCGACGGCGGCAAGCGGCGGATGGAGAGGCTGCTGGGCCGCACCTTCGACGGCCAGCATGAGGCTGTAGCGGCCAGCCCGGAAACCCCCAGGCCCGCAGAGTAG
- a CDS encoding efflux RND transporter periplasmic adaptor subunit: MAATPSTHRLLRVPAMAAALGLTLLTAACGGSEGQEAEAPNAVGQAVTAVTVSSSDLPRTINASGTVAAWEEVPVGAETGGLVATAVYVDEGQYVRQGQALVQLNDSLLRAQLRQQQAAVQTAQANLARDEAALSRAQELKERGFLSQASLDTALANQRAASANLASAQASLSETQTRVNQATIRAPVSGLISSRSVTRGQIVAAGTELFRLVRDGRLELNAEVPEAELALVRAGMSATIISDQAGQASGTVRIVTPQVDPETRLGIARVALTGGTALQPGMFARTEINAGTQPSLTVPAAAVVFRENRAGVYVVGTDSTVRFVQITEGGRTDGRVAVATGLTAGQRVVVEGAGFLGEGDQVRVVPSIAAQAAATPATQAR, from the coding sequence GTGGCTGCTACGCCCTCGACCCATCGCCTGCTTCGCGTGCCCGCCATGGCTGCCGCCCTCGGCCTGACCCTGCTGACGGCCGCTTGCGGCGGCTCCGAGGGCCAGGAGGCCGAGGCTCCGAACGCGGTCGGCCAGGCCGTGACCGCCGTGACGGTCAGCTCCAGCGACCTGCCCCGGACCATCAACGCCTCCGGCACAGTGGCGGCCTGGGAAGAGGTCCCGGTGGGGGCCGAGACCGGCGGTCTGGTCGCTACCGCCGTCTATGTCGATGAGGGCCAGTACGTCCGCCAGGGCCAGGCGCTGGTTCAATTGAACGACAGTCTTTTGCGGGCCCAGCTGCGTCAGCAGCAGGCGGCAGTGCAGACGGCACAGGCCAATCTGGCGCGCGACGAGGCGGCCCTTTCCCGGGCGCAGGAGCTGAAGGAGCGCGGCTTCCTCTCCCAGGCCTCGCTTGACACCGCCCTGGCCAACCAGCGCGCCGCCTCGGCCAATCTGGCCTCCGCCCAGGCTTCGCTCAGCGAGACCCAGACGCGGGTCAACCAGGCCACGATCCGCGCTCCGGTGTCGGGCCTGATTTCCAGCCGCAGCGTCACGCGAGGACAGATCGTCGCCGCCGGTACCGAGCTGTTCCGCCTGGTCCGGGACGGCCGGTTGGAGCTGAACGCCGAGGTGCCCGAGGCCGAGCTGGCCCTCGTCCGCGCCGGCATGTCGGCGACCATCATCTCCGACCAGGCCGGTCAGGCGTCCGGCACCGTGCGCATCGTGACACCGCAGGTAGACCCCGAGACCCGACTGGGCATCGCCCGTGTCGCCCTGACCGGTGGAACGGCGTTGCAGCCCGGCATGTTCGCCCGAACCGAGATCAATGCGGGGACCCAGCCGTCGCTGACCGTTCCGGCGGCCGCCGTCGTGTTCCGGGAGAACCGCGCGGGTGTCTATGTCGTCGGTACCGACTCGACCGTTCGCTTTGTCCAGATCACCGAGGGCGGGCGGACCGATGGCCGGGTGGCGGTCGCGACCGGCCTGACGGCGGGGCAACGCGTTGTGGTCGAGGGCGCCGGCTTCCTCGGCGAGGGAGATCAGGTCCGGGTGGTGCCTTCCATTGCCGCCCAAGCCGCCGCCACCCCCGCAACCCAGGCCCGCTGA
- the lepA gene encoding translation elongation factor 4 yields MTTPPIDRIRNFSVVAHIDHGKSTLSDRLIQVTGGLTAREMSAQVLDNMDIEKERGITIKAQTVRLNYKAKDGLDYVLNLMDTPGHVDFAYEVSRSLAACEGSLLVVDASQGVEAQTLANVYQAIDNNHEIVPVLNKIDLPAAEPERVRQQIEDVIGIDASDAVLCSAKSGIGIEDVLEAIVTRLPAPKGDPNAPLKALLVDAWYDPYLGVVVLVRVFDGTLKAGMRVKMMQNGSTHLIDRVGVFLPKNTPVESLGPGEVGFITAQIKEVADAAVGDTITDEKKPTTEPLKGFKQVQSVVFCGLFPVDAADFEDLRAAIGRLRLNDASFTYEMESSAALGFGFRCGFLGLLHLEIIQERLSREFNLDLIATAPSVVYKIGLRDGSELDLHNPADLPDVMQIETISEPWIKATILTPDEYLGGVIKLCQDRRGSQIELSYVGTRALVVYELPLNEVVFDFYDRLKSISKGYASFDYELTDYKVGDLVKMSILVNAEPVDALSMLVHRGRAETRGRGMVEKMKDLIPPHMFVIPIQAAIGGKIIARETVRALRKDVTSKCYGGDATRKKKLLEKQKAGKKRMRQFGKVEIPQEAFIAALKMDDD; encoded by the coding sequence ATGACGACGCCCCCCATCGACCGAATCCGCAACTTCTCCGTGGTCGCCCATATCGACCACGGCAAATCGACCCTGTCCGACCGCCTGATCCAGGTGACCGGAGGCCTGACGGCGCGGGAAATGTCGGCGCAAGTCCTTGATAACATGGATATCGAGAAGGAGCGGGGGATCACGATCAAGGCGCAGACGGTGCGCCTGAACTACAAGGCCAAGGACGGGCTCGACTACGTCCTGAACCTGATGGACACCCCGGGGCACGTCGACTTCGCCTATGAGGTCAGCCGCTCTCTGGCGGCGTGCGAGGGCTCGCTGCTGGTGGTCGATGCGTCGCAGGGCGTCGAGGCCCAGACCCTGGCCAACGTCTACCAGGCCATCGACAACAACCACGAGATCGTGCCGGTCCTGAACAAGATCGACCTGCCCGCCGCCGAGCCCGAACGCGTCCGCCAGCAGATCGAGGACGTGATCGGCATCGACGCCTCCGACGCCGTCCTCTGCTCGGCCAAGTCCGGCATCGGCATCGAGGACGTGCTGGAGGCCATCGTCACCCGCCTGCCGGCCCCCAAGGGCGACCCCAATGCCCCGCTGAAGGCCCTGCTGGTCGACGCCTGGTACGACCCTTATCTGGGCGTCGTGGTGCTGGTCCGCGTGTTCGACGGCACGCTGAAGGCCGGGATGCGCGTCAAGATGATGCAGAACGGCTCGACCCACCTGATCGACCGGGTCGGCGTCTTTCTGCCCAAGAACACCCCGGTGGAGAGCCTGGGGCCCGGCGAGGTCGGCTTCATCACCGCCCAGATCAAGGAGGTGGCCGACGCCGCCGTCGGCGACACCATCACCGACGAGAAGAAGCCGACGACCGAGCCGCTGAAGGGCTTCAAACAGGTCCAGTCGGTGGTCTTCTGCGGCCTGTTCCCCGTCGACGCCGCCGATTTCGAGGACCTGCGCGCCGCCATCGGCCGCCTGCGCCTGAACGACGCCTCCTTCACCTACGAGATGGAATCCAGCGCGGCGCTGGGCTTCGGCTTCCGCTGCGGTTTCCTGGGGCTGCTGCATCTGGAGATCATCCAGGAGCGCCTCAGCCGCGAGTTCAACCTCGACCTGATCGCGACGGCGCCGTCGGTGGTCTACAAGATCGGGCTGCGCGACGGCTCCGAACTGGACCTGCACAACCCGGCCGACCTGCCCGACGTGATGCAGATCGAGACCATCTCGGAACCCTGGATCAAGGCCACCATACTGACGCCTGACGAATACCTGGGCGGGGTCATCAAGCTGTGTCAGGACCGGCGCGGCTCGCAGATCGAGCTGTCCTACGTCGGCACCCGGGCGCTGGTGGTCTATGAGCTGCCGCTGAACGAGGTGGTCTTCGACTTCTACGACCGGCTGAAGTCGATCTCGAAGGGCTATGCCTCGTTCGATTACGAGCTGACCGACTACAAGGTCGGCGATCTGGTCAAGATGAGCATCCTGGTCAATGCCGAGCCGGTCGACGCCCTGTCGATGCTGGTCCACCGCGGCCGGGCCGAGACGCGCGGCCGGGGCATGGTCGAGAAGATGAAGGACCTGATCCCGCCCCACATGTTCGTCATCCCGATCCAGGCCGCCATCGGCGGAAAGATCATCGCCCGCGAGACCGTGCGGGCGCTGAGGAAGGACGTGACGAGCAAGTGCTACGGCGGCGACGCGACGCGCAAGAAGAAGCTGCTGGAGAAGCAGAAGGCCGGCAAGAAGCGGATGCGCCAGTTCGGCAAGGTGGAGATCCCGCAGGAGGCGTTCATCGCGGCGTTGAAGATGGATGACGATTGA
- a CDS encoding DUF3883 domain-containing protein, whose protein sequence is MALIPNERSDWTAEENDLIVADYFAMLGAELSGEDYVKARHARALDQHIGRGHKSIEFKHMNVSAALAELGLPHIRGYRPMANYQRALFPALERYLDAHPNAWTLGQNLPTAAVLGAAQAEQPANPTDGVENAGTHYVGPQVQAPAFSSVVIPTHLPPSATPRRPRPDGLVRLVRKYDPATRDNANRALGRLGEQHILNHEIARLVAADRMDLAKKVEWTADVHGDGAGYDIRSFEPDGSDRLIEVKATRGGPTTDFFLTRTEREVSEERPDAWRLYRLHTLPVTPRLFVLPPPLEASVRLEAENWRAAF, encoded by the coding sequence GTGGCCCTGATCCCCAATGAACGTAGCGACTGGACGGCCGAAGAGAACGACCTGATCGTCGCCGACTATTTTGCGATGCTTGGTGCAGAGTTATCTGGCGAAGACTATGTGAAGGCCCGCCACGCCCGCGCGCTAGATCAGCACATCGGGCGCGGACACAAGTCGATCGAGTTCAAACACATGAACGTCTCGGCCGCCTTGGCCGAGCTCGGCCTGCCGCACATTCGCGGCTACCGCCCAATGGCCAACTATCAGCGCGCCCTCTTCCCCGCGCTGGAGCGTTATCTCGACGCCCATCCGAACGCGTGGACGCTCGGCCAGAACCTTCCGACAGCCGCGGTCCTCGGCGCGGCGCAAGCCGAGCAACCAGCGAATCCCACAGATGGCGTCGAGAACGCTGGCACCCACTACGTCGGACCACAGGTCCAGGCTCCTGCCTTTTCGAGCGTCGTCATCCCCACCCATCTACCGCCCTCGGCCACACCGCGAAGACCCCGCCCAGACGGCCTTGTTCGGCTCGTCCGCAAATATGATCCCGCCACACGCGACAACGCCAATCGAGCGCTCGGCCGATTGGGCGAGCAGCACATTCTGAACCACGAAATCGCGCGTCTGGTCGCCGCTGATCGTATGGACCTCGCCAAGAAGGTTGAATGGACCGCCGACGTTCACGGTGATGGCGCTGGCTACGACATCCGCAGTTTCGAACCCGATGGCTCCGACCGGCTGATCGAGGTGAAGGCCACGCGCGGCGGCCCGACCACGGACTTCTTCCTGACCCGTACGGAGCGGGAGGTTTCAGAGGAACGTCCGGACGCTTGGCGCCTCTACCGCCTCCACACCCTGCCTGTCACACCCCGCCTCTTCGTCCTACCCCCGCCGCTGGAAGCCTCGGTCAGGCTTGAGGCCGAGAACTGGCGGGCCGCGTTCTGA
- a CDS encoding ATP-binding protein, with protein MDRLTSLGALLSATAHERRRQVPVRILLALLVAWALYSAGQGAWIGAWLAAVAAIQGFEIVAMFRFRRADARPGAADVVLALTSTMAMAALFAGTSVAIWAIDGRGLEGFAMLIIAGGLLTNVASGIEARSIFYVGAAPYLVALVAMPLMAMAGSTSGDPVLTSLGSILFIGAIVNVYGRVHAARVAELGALTEAEMRVEQAQGAMADRAAMAAIISHELRTPVSAILAGAQVIRDDAAPAQRQETAELIVDASALMTRMLNDLLDHSKMEAGAMSLESRDFDLSRMIGDTERFWRAQVAEKGLVLKATVLEPGQWLRGDPYRLRQILNNLMSNAIKFTAQGEVSVEVAVTPVGAGERAVTITVRDEGAGIAPEAMDRLFTPFAQGSSEVARTYGGTGLGLKVSRDLARLMGGDLTVDSAPGQGAAFTLSVRLAAGAPVTEAEATATTALDLRPSLRILAVDDHEINRRTLALVLQPLGVDLSTASDGMLALDLLARQAFDVVLMDVNMPGIDGNETTRRLRASGGPNADIPVIGFSAGTEAAQIAACRAAGMTDWLAKPLEPHRLYDALHRATAPETERAAA; from the coding sequence ATGGATCGATTGACGAGTCTGGGAGCCCTGCTGTCGGCGACGGCGCACGAGCGGCGCAGGCAGGTTCCGGTGCGGATCCTGCTGGCCCTGCTGGTGGCGTGGGCGCTGTACAGCGCCGGGCAGGGCGCGTGGATCGGGGCCTGGCTGGCCGCGGTCGCGGCGATCCAGGGCTTCGAGATCGTGGCCATGTTCCGCTTCCGCAGGGCGGACGCCCGCCCCGGCGCGGCCGATGTCGTTCTGGCCCTGACCTCGACGATGGCGATGGCGGCGCTGTTCGCCGGGACGTCGGTGGCGATCTGGGCGATCGACGGGCGCGGGCTGGAAGGCTTCGCCATGCTGATCATCGCCGGCGGGCTGCTGACCAATGTGGCCTCGGGCATCGAGGCACGGTCGATCTTCTATGTGGGTGCCGCCCCCTATCTGGTCGCCCTGGTGGCGATGCCGCTGATGGCGATGGCCGGATCGACGTCGGGGGATCCGGTCCTGACCAGTCTGGGGTCGATCCTGTTCATCGGGGCCATCGTCAACGTCTATGGCCGGGTGCACGCGGCCCGGGTCGCCGAGCTCGGCGCCCTGACCGAGGCCGAGATGCGGGTCGAGCAGGCACAGGGCGCGATGGCCGACCGGGCGGCGATGGCGGCCATCATCAGCCACGAACTGCGCACCCCCGTCAGCGCCATCCTGGCCGGGGCCCAGGTCATCCGCGATGATGCGGCACCCGCGCAGCGTCAGGAGACGGCGGAGCTGATCGTCGACGCCAGCGCCCTGATGACGCGGATGTTGAACGACCTGCTGGACCATTCGAAGATGGAGGCCGGGGCGATGTCGCTGGAGAGCCGCGATTTCGACCTGTCGCGGATGATCGGCGACACCGAGCGGTTCTGGCGGGCGCAGGTCGCCGAGAAGGGGCTGGTCCTGAAGGCCACCGTGCTGGAGCCCGGTCAGTGGCTGCGCGGCGATCCGTATCGCCTGCGCCAGATCCTGAACAATCTGATGTCCAATGCGATCAAGTTCACGGCGCAGGGCGAGGTCTCGGTCGAGGTCGCGGTGACGCCGGTCGGGGCCGGCGAGCGCGCGGTCACGATCACCGTCCGCGACGAGGGCGCGGGGATCGCGCCCGAGGCCATGGACCGGCTGTTCACCCCGTTCGCGCAGGGATCGTCGGAGGTCGCGCGCACCTATGGCGGCACCGGGCTGGGCCTGAAGGTCAGCCGGGATCTGGCGCGGCTGATGGGCGGCGACCTGACCGTCGACAGCGCCCCGGGGCAGGGCGCGGCCTTCACCCTGTCGGTGCGTCTGGCGGCCGGCGCGCCGGTGACCGAGGCCGAGGCGACGGCGACGACCGCGCTGGACCTGCGGCCGTCGCTGCGGATTCTCGCGGTCGACGACCACGAGATCAACCGGCGCACCCTGGCGCTGGTGCTGCAGCCGCTGGGCGTGGACCTGTCCACGGCGTCGGACGGGATGCTGGCGCTGGACCTGCTGGCGCGTCAGGCGTTCGACGTGGTGCTGATGGACGTCAACATGCCGGGCATCGACGGCAACGAGACGACGCGGCGGCTGCGGGCCTCGGGCGGTCCGAACGCCGACATCCCCGTGATCGGCTTCAGCGCCGGCACCGAGGCGGCCCAGATCGCGGCCTGTCGCGCGGCGGGGATGACGGACTGGCTGGCCAAGCCGCTGGAGCCGCACAGACTGTATGACGCGCTGCATCGGGCGACGGCGCCGGAGACGGAGCGGGCGGCGGCCTAG
- a CDS encoding HlyD family secretion protein: MTDTTAPTPAAPAPAPAPAAAPATPPKKRVLFTVLLGLAALIVGVLILWAWKLPPFTSGVQNTDNAYVRGQVTVVAPQVTGYVTAVNVQDFQDVKQGDLIATIDDRIYLQRLEQARAALHAAEAQLANSAQTQTSARGSVAQTEASIAGAQASVTKAQADFNRARTLFQGGWVAQAQVDVARTALRASEAQLAAARAQQGIAETGVTTAVIGRGALEAQVESARAAVHLAEIDLANTRITAPRDGRLGEISVRQGQQVAVGTQLAALVPDRIWVTANFKENQLTDIRPGQPATLSVDALGGRTLTGRVERIAPATGSEFSVIRPDNATGNFTKVAQRVPVRIALDPDQSGLDRLAPGMSVVAHVDTTAGR; this comes from the coding sequence ATGACCGACACCACCGCCCCGACCCCTGCCGCCCCCGCCCCCGCTCCCGCTCCGGCCGCCGCGCCCGCGACGCCGCCGAAGAAGCGCGTCCTCTTCACCGTCCTCCTGGGGCTCGCCGCCCTGATCGTCGGCGTCCTGATCCTGTGGGCGTGGAAACTGCCGCCCTTCACATCGGGCGTGCAGAACACCGACAACGCCTATGTCCGGGGTCAGGTCACCGTCGTCGCGCCCCAGGTCACCGGCTATGTCACCGCCGTGAACGTTCAGGACTTCCAGGACGTGAAACAGGGCGACCTGATCGCCACCATCGACGACCGCATCTACCTCCAGCGGCTGGAACAGGCCCGCGCCGCGCTGCATGCCGCCGAGGCCCAGCTGGCCAATTCGGCCCAGACCCAGACCTCGGCCCGCGGCTCGGTCGCCCAGACCGAGGCCTCCATCGCCGGGGCCCAGGCCAGCGTGACCAAGGCCCAGGCCGACTTCAACCGCGCCCGGACCCTGTTCCAGGGCGGCTGGGTCGCCCAGGCCCAGGTCGACGTCGCCCGCACCGCCCTGCGCGCCTCGGAGGCCCAGCTGGCCGCCGCGCGGGCCCAGCAGGGCATCGCCGAGACCGGCGTCACCACCGCCGTCATCGGTCGCGGCGCGCTCGAGGCCCAGGTCGAAAGCGCCCGCGCCGCCGTCCACCTGGCCGAGATCGATCTGGCCAACACCCGCATCACCGCGCCCCGCGACGGCCGTCTGGGCGAGATCAGCGTGCGTCAGGGCCAGCAGGTCGCTGTCGGCACCCAGCTCGCGGCCCTGGTCCCGGACCGCATCTGGGTCACCGCCAACTTCAAGGAAAACCAGCTGACCGACATCCGCCCCGGCCAGCCGGCGACCCTGTCGGTCGACGCCCTGGGCGGACGGACCCTGACCGGCCGCGTCGAGCGCATCGCCCCCGCCACCGGCTCGGAGTTCAGCGTCATCCGCCCGGACAACGCCACCGGTAACTTCACCAAGGTCGCCCAGCGCGTGCCGGTCCGGATCGCCCTGGACCCGGACCAGTCCGGCCTCGACCGGCTGGCCCCCGGCATGTCCGTCGTCGCCCACGTGGACACCACGGCGGGACGCTAG